In Polyangiaceae bacterium, one genomic interval encodes:
- a CDS encoding glycosyltransferase family 39 protein, translated as MVPRRADLGVIVLVKALACALALAVGFRAVSDDDFARVTIAQSFARSPAFDASGTSWLPFPFWLTGSAMMVAGRSLLVARFVAFALGLASAALVGFAAYRLTNDRKGALFGAVLAAVFPWSVRLGVATVPELLTAAFAVFALASLVGFSASQRLLGGAALFCATLSRYDVWPIAAAFAGLTLLDVLRWDKPSPRQRFFLGAAIVLAILGPAIWIAWNHVARGNAFDFLDRVAAYRRAIGAPDDAPMARLFAYPLAMIRHEPEIFGALAILFGMGQSASLRPQMREALRPYLRPLAVALFQMAVLSAAMIKDGAPTHHPERALLVMLLLCALIVGNLAAILLPRANRMTRLVSAAAGIGVLLLSLIIVRRWFRGEDFAVRQDEVATGSFAQTALDPGERILVDVVDYGYFAFVAALGRPEDAVLDRDLDPRNPKRASSFEDRAVLLRKIDEARVRWIMAHVTSPAARTLGPPQFVHGNFGLWHERSWR; from the coding sequence TTGGTTCCGCGTCGCGCTGATCTCGGCGTCATCGTTCTCGTCAAGGCGCTTGCGTGCGCGCTTGCCCTTGCCGTGGGGTTTCGCGCGGTCAGTGACGACGACTTCGCGCGCGTCACGATTGCGCAGTCCTTCGCGCGATCGCCCGCATTCGACGCATCGGGCACGAGTTGGCTTCCCTTCCCGTTTTGGCTCACGGGATCCGCCATGATGGTCGCGGGCCGGTCGCTTCTCGTGGCGCGTTTCGTCGCTTTTGCGCTCGGTTTGGCCAGCGCCGCGCTCGTCGGATTTGCCGCGTATCGGCTCACGAACGATCGCAAAGGTGCGCTCTTCGGCGCGGTCCTCGCCGCGGTTTTTCCGTGGAGCGTTCGTCTTGGCGTAGCGACCGTTCCCGAGCTGCTCACGGCCGCGTTTGCCGTGTTTGCCCTCGCGTCGCTCGTGGGTTTTTCCGCGTCGCAGCGTCTGCTCGGCGGTGCGGCGCTTTTTTGCGCCACGCTCTCGCGTTACGACGTTTGGCCGATCGCGGCAGCATTTGCCGGCTTGACGCTCCTCGACGTCCTCCGCTGGGACAAACCTTCCCCACGTCAAAGGTTTTTCCTTGGAGCTGCAATCGTTTTGGCCATCCTCGGGCCGGCCATCTGGATCGCATGGAATCACGTAGCGCGAGGCAATGCGTTCGACTTCTTGGATCGCGTTGCCGCGTATCGACGCGCGATCGGAGCGCCGGACGATGCGCCCATGGCTCGCCTCTTCGCGTATCCGCTCGCCATGATTCGTCACGAGCCCGAGATCTTCGGCGCGCTCGCGATTCTCTTCGGCATGGGTCAATCGGCATCGTTGCGACCGCAAATGCGTGAAGCGCTTCGCCCCTACCTTCGGCCGCTCGCCGTTGCCTTGTTTCAGATGGCGGTCTTGTCGGCGGCGATGATCAAAGACGGCGCGCCGACGCATCATCCCGAGCGTGCGCTGCTCGTCATGCTTCTCCTGTGTGCGCTCATCGTTGGAAACCTCGCTGCAATCCTTCTGCCTCGAGCGAATCGAATGACGCGCCTCGTGTCGGCGGCAGCAGGCATCGGCGTGCTCTTGCTCAGCCTGATCATCGTGCGGCGATGGTTTCGTGGCGAGGATTTTGCGGTTCGTCAGGACGAAGTTGCGACGGGTAGCTTTGCCCAAACGGCGCTCGATCCCGGTGAACGAATCCTCGTGGACGTCGTCGATTACGGCTACTTTGCGTTCGTCGCAGCCTTGGGTCGTCCCGAGGATGCCGTGCTCGACCGCGATCTCGATCCGCGCAATCCGAAGCGTGCATCGAGCTTCGAGGATCGGGCCGTCCTTTTGCGCAAGATCGACGAGGCACGCGTTCGCTGGATCATGGCGCACGTGACGAGCCCTGCGGCCAGAACGCTTGGTCCTCCGCAGTTTGTTCACGGCAACTTCGGTCTATGGCACGAGCGATCCTGGAGGTAG
- the secG gene encoding preprotein translocase subunit SecG: MIPILNVIHVVVCLFLILVVLLQQGKGGGLAAMGGGSAQVFGGRGAGNFMTRLTAICAAIFMLTSLSLAYLSSAGDRELGGEYETSQGK; encoded by the coding sequence CTGATCCCCATTCTCAACGTCATTCACGTCGTCGTTTGTCTCTTTCTGATCCTCGTCGTGCTGTTGCAGCAGGGTAAGGGCGGAGGTCTTGCGGCGATGGGTGGCGGCAGCGCGCAAGTGTTCGGCGGTCGTGGCGCGGGCAACTTCATGACGCGCCTGACGGCCATCTGTGCTGCCATCTTCATGCTCACGAGCCTCTCGCTCGCGTACCTGTCTTCGGCCGGTGACCGCGAGCTCGGCGGCGAATACGAGACGTCCCAAGGCAAGTAA